One Paenarthrobacter aurescens TC1 DNA window includes the following coding sequences:
- a CDS encoding ISAau1, transposase orfB (identified by match to protein family HMM PF00665) — MAMEKFGASERFACKVLGQNRSALRKKKPEMSFEETRLRADLRAVAQKHPAWGWKKARWHLRAQPQWQDVALNKKRVRRLWRDEGLVCKPKPKKKRRTGPDAGEQKRLKAEYPMHVISFDFQSDVTSCGRHIRFFNVIDECTRTALAIVPRRSFKASDVVAVLENIIAETGIEPAYVRCDNGPEFTAAALIEWCSTAGVKTAFIDPGSPWQNGFIESFNAQFRREQLSGEIIDTMAEAKYLADEWKDIYNHERPHGSLDGMTPSNYWNQWTADHQSAIA, encoded by the coding sequence ATGGCGATGGAGAAGTTCGGGGCGTCGGAACGCTTTGCCTGCAAAGTGCTGGGGCAGAACCGCTCCGCCCTGCGCAAGAAGAAACCCGAAATGAGTTTCGAGGAAACACGGCTGCGCGCTGACCTGCGGGCAGTCGCGCAGAAACACCCGGCGTGGGGCTGGAAGAAGGCCCGCTGGCACCTGCGTGCCCAGCCGCAGTGGCAGGACGTGGCGCTGAACAAGAAGCGGGTACGCCGGCTCTGGCGCGACGAGGGACTGGTTTGTAAACCCAAGCCGAAGAAGAAGCGCCGGACCGGCCCGGACGCCGGGGAACAGAAGCGCCTGAAAGCCGAATACCCGATGCACGTGATCAGCTTCGACTTCCAGTCCGACGTCACCTCCTGCGGGCGCCACATCCGCTTCTTCAACGTCATCGACGAATGCACCCGCACGGCGCTGGCGATCGTGCCGCGGCGCTCGTTCAAGGCTTCCGACGTGGTCGCCGTGCTGGAGAACATCATCGCCGAAACCGGTATCGAACCGGCGTACGTGCGCTGCGACAACGGACCGGAATTCACCGCCGCCGCACTGATCGAATGGTGCAGCACAGCCGGTGTGAAGACCGCGTTCATCGACCCGGGATCGCCCTGGCAGAACGGGTTCATCGAATCATTCAACGCCCAATTCAGAAGGGAACAACTCTCCGGAGAAATCATCGACACCATGGCCGAAGCAAAGTACTTGGCCGACGAATGGAAAGACATCTACAATCATGAACGGCCCCACGGATCCCTGGATGGAATGACACCATCCAACTACTGGAATCAGTGGACCGCAGACCACCAATCAGCTATCGCATAG
- a CDS encoding ISAau1, transposase orfA (identified by match to protein family HMM PF01527), protein MARRHTPEQVIAKVRQGQKMLNEGRPLIEVVKELQVTEATWYRWLNQYGSEKNAEATKRTKELEKENARLKRLLAEKELAIDILNEVAKGKF, encoded by the coding sequence ATGGCACGTAGGCATACCCCCGAGCAGGTCATCGCGAAGGTCCGGCAGGGCCAGAAAATGCTCAATGAAGGACGGCCCCTCATCGAGGTCGTCAAGGAACTGCAGGTCACCGAGGCGACCTGGTACCGGTGGCTGAACCAGTACGGGTCCGAGAAGAACGCCGAGGCGACGAAACGGACCAAGGAGCTCGAGAAGGAGAACGCGAGGCTCAAGCGGCTGCTGGCCGAGAAAGAGCTAGCCATCGACATCCTGAACGAGGTGGCCAAGGGAAAATTCTGA
- a CDS encoding putative protein of unknown function (DUF861) (identified by match to protein family HMM PF05899) → MESPSSSEGNSGIRQDKRYRFDNLEESVKKSSIGETEYEPFIVGDRQLGEVHWLRQDAAESGVVLAGLWKAEDATTPREFDYPFGYEETIQVLEGSVTIDFPNSPSVTLRAGDLASFTKGTTSVWHVQMPFKKFFVCS, encoded by the coding sequence TTGGAGTCACCAAGTTCGTCGGAGGGCAACAGTGGCATCCGGCAAGACAAGAGATATCGATTTGACAACCTGGAGGAAAGCGTGAAGAAGTCAAGTATCGGAGAGACGGAGTACGAGCCGTTCATCGTCGGAGATCGGCAACTCGGCGAGGTGCATTGGTTGCGTCAGGACGCCGCCGAAAGCGGAGTAGTGCTGGCCGGACTGTGGAAGGCAGAAGATGCCACAACGCCTAGGGAATTCGATTACCCATTCGGCTACGAAGAGACAATCCAGGTGCTTGAGGGCTCGGTGACAATCGACTTCCCCAACTCACCGAGCGTGACGCTGCGCGCCGGCGATCTCGCTTCGTTCACAAAGGGAACCACCTCTGTCTGGCACGTCCAGATGCCATTCAAGAAGTTCTTCGTCTGCTCGTGA
- a CDS encoding Tn3 family transposase (identified by match to protein family HMM PF01526), whose translation MSVEFLSEEQAGGFGRFLGEPSRADLERFFYLDDADLELIAKRRGDHNRLGFAVQLGTIRFLGVLLADPLDVPWGVVDYLSARLGTADPSIVKKYMRRRPTVHEHAREIRAVYGYRDLVGPVLEDLSAYVYSRAWTHGEGPSVLFELATAWLRRERVLLPGVTTLVRVVQSAREAAQSGVYGVVATAASAVDPRLPVVLRGLLVTDRGERVSRLELLRAGPTRVSGPELDKALGRVAALRALGARAVDLSAVPPARVRALARYGIGAKAQSLRRLAEPRRTATLVATVTALEANAVDDALDLFDLLMTTRVLDPSRRAAVAERLAKMPELEKASGVLARVGARLLRVLEESGDQVDVAAAWAALEQVAARDRIADAVAKVGELVPDESGADGAMRGQMARRFRTVAPFLRLLATTIPWGATAAGQPLLEALARLDGLRGRRKVRREEIDEALVPRAWHAAVFGRAGGAGVDRDAWVVCVLEQLRSGLRRRDVFAVGSTRWGDPRTRLLDGPAWEAVREQALTSLSLHAPVSEHLRTRTEVLDAAWRGLAAAIGQTGPDGSVQLTEGPDGRVRLTVSPLEALEIPDSLTKLRKQVAAMLPRVDLPKILLEVHSWTGFLHAYTHIGQSGSRMRDLPVSVAAVLIAQACNVGLTPVVAEGHPALTRDRLGHVDANYVRAETHAAANALLIDAQAGVPIASSWGGGLLASVDGLRFVVPVRTINAAPNPKYFGRGRGLTWFNAVNDQAAGIGGVVVPGTVRDSLYVLDTMLNLDGGPKPEMVASDTASYSDLVFGIFTLLGYRFAPRIADLSDQRLWRTGMPGGEADYGALNAVARNKVNLAKITAHWDDMTRVAASLVTGTVRAYDVLRMLTRDNGAPNPLGAAIAEYGRIAKTLHLLALIDPTDETYRRSINTQLTVQESRHRLARAIFHGRRGQIHQRYREGQEDQLGALGLVLNAVVLWNTRYTAAAVTALREAGQDIPETDLARPSPLADQHINMLGRYAFTAPTPDGLRPLQDPAAGQIER comes from the coding sequence GTGTCGGTGGAGTTTCTGAGCGAGGAGCAGGCGGGCGGGTTCGGGCGTTTCCTGGGTGAGCCGTCGCGGGCTGATCTGGAGCGGTTTTTCTATCTTGATGACGCTGATCTGGAGCTGATCGCGAAGCGGCGTGGAGACCACAACCGGCTCGGCTTTGCCGTGCAGCTTGGGACGATCCGGTTCCTGGGTGTGCTGCTTGCGGATCCGCTTGATGTTCCGTGGGGTGTTGTCGATTACCTTTCGGCCCGGCTGGGCACCGCGGACCCCTCGATCGTGAAGAAATACATGCGGCGGCGACCGACGGTTCACGAGCACGCCCGCGAGATCCGCGCTGTTTACGGCTACCGTGACCTGGTCGGGCCTGTCCTGGAAGACCTGTCGGCGTACGTCTACTCGAGGGCGTGGACGCACGGGGAGGGTCCGAGTGTTCTTTTCGAGCTGGCGACGGCGTGGCTTCGTCGGGAGCGTGTGCTTCTTCCCGGGGTGACGACGCTCGTGCGGGTGGTGCAGTCTGCGCGCGAAGCGGCGCAGTCCGGGGTGTACGGCGTCGTTGCGACGGCGGCCAGCGCGGTCGATCCGCGGTTGCCGGTGGTGCTGCGCGGGCTGCTCGTGACTGACCGGGGTGAGCGGGTCTCGCGGTTGGAGTTGCTGCGGGCGGGTCCGACGAGGGTCTCGGGCCCGGAGCTGGACAAGGCGTTGGGCAGGGTCGCTGCGTTGCGGGCGCTCGGGGCCAGGGCGGTGGACCTGTCGGCGGTGCCGCCGGCGCGGGTGCGTGCCTTGGCCCGGTACGGGATCGGGGCCAAGGCGCAGTCGTTGCGGCGTTTGGCCGAACCACGACGCACGGCGACGCTCGTGGCGACGGTCACGGCGTTGGAGGCCAACGCGGTCGATGATGCGCTGGACCTGTTTGATCTGCTGATGACCACGCGGGTGCTCGACCCCTCGCGCCGTGCGGCGGTCGCGGAGCGGTTGGCGAAGATGCCCGAACTGGAGAAGGCCTCGGGCGTTCTGGCCCGGGTCGGAGCCCGGCTGCTTCGCGTGCTTGAGGAGTCCGGCGACCAGGTTGATGTCGCGGCAGCGTGGGCGGCTCTGGAACAGGTCGCCGCGCGGGACCGGATCGCCGATGCGGTGGCGAAGGTGGGTGAGCTCGTCCCCGACGAGAGCGGCGCCGACGGGGCGATGCGTGGGCAGATGGCGCGTCGTTTCCGGACCGTGGCACCGTTCCTGCGGCTGTTGGCCACCACGATCCCGTGGGGTGCGACCGCCGCCGGCCAGCCCCTGCTCGAGGCGCTTGCCCGCCTGGACGGGTTGCGGGGTCGGCGCAAGGTGCGGCGCGAGGAAATCGACGAGGCGCTGGTGCCGCGGGCCTGGCACGCGGCGGTGTTCGGCCGCGCCGGCGGGGCCGGGGTGGACCGGGACGCGTGGGTGGTGTGCGTGCTGGAACAGCTGCGTTCGGGCCTTCGCCGCCGCGACGTATTCGCGGTCGGCTCCACCAGGTGGGGCGACCCGCGCACCCGCCTGCTCGACGGTCCCGCTTGGGAGGCGGTGCGCGAACAGGCGTTGACGAGCCTGAGCCTTCACGCCCCGGTGTCCGAGCACCTGCGCACTCGGACGGAGGTGCTCGACGCCGCCTGGCGAGGGCTCGCCGCGGCGATCGGGCAGACCGGCCCGGACGGGTCCGTGCAGCTGACCGAGGGGCCGGACGGAAGGGTCAGGCTCACCGTCTCCCCGCTCGAGGCCTTGGAGATCCCCGACTCCCTCACGAAGCTGCGCAAGCAGGTGGCAGCGATGCTGCCGCGGGTGGACCTGCCCAAGATCCTGCTGGAGGTCCACTCCTGGACCGGGTTCCTTCACGCCTACACCCACATCGGACAGTCCGGTTCCCGGATGAGGGATCTTCCGGTCTCGGTCGCCGCGGTCCTGATCGCCCAGGCCTGCAACGTCGGCCTGACACCGGTCGTCGCCGAGGGGCACCCGGCGCTGACCCGGGACCGGCTGGGGCACGTGGACGCGAACTACGTGCGCGCCGAGACCCACGCCGCCGCGAACGCCCTCCTGATCGATGCGCAGGCCGGGGTGCCGATCGCGAGCTCGTGGGGCGGCGGGCTGCTGGCCTCGGTGGACGGGCTGCGGTTCGTCGTGCCGGTGCGCACCATCAACGCCGCGCCGAACCCGAAGTACTTCGGCCGCGGCCGGGGGCTGACCTGGTTCAACGCGGTCAACGACCAGGCCGCCGGGATCGGCGGAGTCGTCGTGCCCGGCACGGTGCGCGACTCGCTGTACGTGCTGGACACCATGCTCAACCTCGACGGCGGCCCGAAGCCCGAGATGGTCGCCTCCGACACCGCCTCCTACTCCGACCTGGTCTTCGGGATCTTCACGCTGCTCGGCTACCGCTTCGCACCGCGCATCGCGGACCTGTCCGACCAACGCCTGTGGCGCACCGGGATGCCCGGCGGCGAGGCGGACTACGGGGCGCTGAACGCGGTGGCGCGCAACAAGGTCAACCTGGCGAAGATCACCGCCCACTGGGACGACATGACCCGCGTGGCCGCCTCGCTGGTGACCGGGACGGTCCGCGCCTACGACGTGCTGCGCATGCTCACCCGCGACAACGGGGCACCGAACCCGCTCGGGGCGGCGATCGCGGAGTACGGGCGCATCGCCAAGACCCTGCACCTGCTGGCCCTCATCGACCCGACGGATGAGACCTACCGGCGTTCGATCAACACCCAGCTGACCGTCCAGGAGTCACGCCACCGCCTGGCCAGGGCGATCTTCCACGGCCGGCGCGGGCAGATCCACCAGCGCTACCGAGAGGGCCAGGAGGACCAGCTCGGCGCGCTCGGACTCGTGCTCAACGCCGTCGTGCTATGGAACACCCGCTACACCGCCGCCGCCGTCACGGCGCTCCGCGAGGCCGGACAGGACATCCCCGAGACTGACCTCGCCCGGCCGTCACCGCTGGCCGATCAGCACATCAACATGCTCGGCCGCTACGCCTTCACCGCACCCACACCCGACGGGCTACGACCGCTGCAAGACCCCGCAGCCGGGCAAATCGAGCGCTGA
- a CDS encoding hypothetical protein (identified by Glimmer2; putative), translated as MAAEHVAENSPLAIDGRAITGTTATSKDGKIIECEQGEGA; from the coding sequence TTGGCTGCAGAGCACGTTGCCGAGAATTCGCCCCTCGCAATCGACGGTCGCGCGATCACCGGCACCACCGCCACATCGAAGGACGGCAAGATCATCGAATGCGAACAGGGGGAAGGCGCATGA
- a CDS encoding putative glyoxalase family protein (identified by match to protein family HMM PF00903) produces the protein MTSPHTGLLHHVELWVPDIERAAAQWGWLLEEIGYDPFQVWPGGRSWRLAHTYIVLEQSPDMRGGNHDRKRPGLNHLAFYAGNRQRVDDLATAAPHHGWTLLFPDRHPHAGGPQTYAAYLTNTDGYEAELIAHD, from the coding sequence ATGACTTCTCCGCACACAGGGCTTCTGCACCACGTGGAGCTCTGGGTTCCCGACATCGAACGCGCCGCGGCCCAGTGGGGATGGCTGCTCGAGGAGATCGGCTATGACCCGTTCCAGGTGTGGCCAGGCGGCCGCAGCTGGAGGCTCGCCCACACCTACATCGTGCTCGAGCAGTCACCCGACATGCGTGGCGGGAACCACGACCGCAAGCGCCCGGGCCTCAACCATCTCGCCTTCTACGCCGGGAACCGGCAGCGTGTCGATGACCTCGCCACCGCCGCCCCGCACCACGGCTGGACACTCCTCTTCCCGGATCGCCACCCACACGCCGGCGGACCGCAAACGTATGCCGCCTACCTGACCAACACCGACGGCTACGAGGCCGAACTGATCGCCCACGACTGA
- a CDS encoding phage integrase family domain protein (identified by match to protein family HMM PF00589), with amino-acid sequence MILKLSQRPSPIDDDVVLARRPLRDDTSPGALTRFADTVWDLTPGIFEDHSQKYSINFRHFPPAWQQPVKAYLWTLINDETPRPVPGGPSAPKPLALSSIAQLPARLRRIISWFDEHGHDSLQAASPQVLDRFLAELGETNLGFAQKRQIITETRRLWAYRDLVPPKLRLPDGSPWHEETARDLLSHRRKRTGNLTPRIGDETLVPLLSWALRFIEDFAPDITAAYHEYCTLLGSGYRHTPAGARETPVPDSRKTALRAVLKNLRAHGLSLPGQPGPDGEPIINWAHLARLTGFFGSTHARWDRDILAGSGLSVDSNSYLMARCTAQLDGRLWHGSFIAWEEAVPLAVHLQTACFIVIAYLSGMRPGEVLSLKRDCHRQDPRTNLHELHGTRWKGARNHHGAKIPEGQARQNPWIVHPLAALAIDVLERLHSMDLLFPRTLRPQALRGTTPRTDRRAGNGQTAAKTVSDITSFIHWVNEYCARRQRSDCIPDDPDGRITPSRFRRTLAWHIARRPRGLVAAAIQYGHVADLVTQGYSGSYDSGFPNELAMERWLERIERITDIDQYLDAGGHVSGPAADKLRERTGRATAKFAGRPLPTRRQAEKLLQDPSLQIFKGDGLHCVFDQATALCARQANGPDLGRCRSACANIARTDTDILQVQASRDLIAQDRLAPPIRYERIRQVGDRLTGIINNHEQGRQ; translated from the coding sequence ATGATCCTCAAGCTGTCACAGCGACCCAGCCCCATCGACGATGACGTAGTGCTCGCCCGACGCCCCCTCCGCGATGACACGTCCCCTGGTGCGCTCACCCGCTTCGCAGACACAGTCTGGGACCTCACCCCGGGCATCTTCGAGGACCACTCGCAGAAATACAGCATCAACTTCCGCCACTTCCCGCCCGCCTGGCAGCAGCCGGTGAAGGCCTACCTCTGGACCTTGATCAACGACGAAACGCCTCGACCAGTGCCGGGCGGACCCAGCGCGCCCAAGCCGCTGGCCCTCTCCAGCATCGCCCAACTCCCGGCCCGCCTGCGGCGCATCATCTCCTGGTTCGACGAGCACGGCCACGACTCCCTCCAAGCGGCCAGCCCCCAAGTGCTCGACCGGTTCCTGGCCGAGCTGGGCGAAACGAATCTCGGGTTCGCCCAGAAGCGCCAGATCATCACCGAAACCCGACGGCTCTGGGCCTACCGTGACCTCGTGCCTCCCAAGCTCCGGCTGCCGGACGGTTCTCCCTGGCACGAAGAAACAGCCAGGGACCTGCTTTCCCACCGGCGCAAGAGGACAGGGAACCTCACCCCGCGCATCGGCGACGAGACCCTCGTTCCGCTGCTGTCCTGGGCCCTCCGCTTCATCGAGGACTTCGCCCCCGACATCACCGCCGCCTACCACGAGTACTGCACACTGCTCGGCAGCGGGTATCGGCATACACCGGCCGGCGCCCGCGAAACCCCGGTCCCTGACTCCCGCAAAACGGCCCTGCGCGCTGTCCTCAAGAATCTGCGGGCCCACGGGCTGAGCCTGCCCGGGCAGCCCGGACCCGACGGGGAGCCGATCATCAACTGGGCCCACCTGGCCAGGCTCACCGGATTCTTCGGCTCCACCCATGCCCGCTGGGACCGGGACATCCTCGCCGGAAGTGGCCTGAGCGTGGACTCAAACAGCTATCTCATGGCCAGATGCACGGCCCAGCTGGACGGACGCCTCTGGCACGGCTCCTTCATCGCCTGGGAGGAAGCCGTCCCGCTGGCAGTGCATCTGCAGACCGCCTGCTTCATCGTCATCGCATACCTGTCAGGCATGCGCCCGGGCGAGGTGCTGAGCCTGAAACGGGACTGCCACCGACAGGACCCTCGTACGAACCTGCATGAACTACACGGCACGAGATGGAAGGGCGCCCGCAACCATCACGGCGCAAAGATCCCAGAAGGGCAAGCCCGGCAGAACCCCTGGATAGTCCACCCCCTGGCGGCCCTGGCCATTGACGTGCTCGAACGCCTCCATTCCATGGATCTGCTCTTCCCACGCACCCTGCGCCCACAGGCATTGCGCGGGACCACGCCGCGCACCGACAGACGTGCCGGCAATGGGCAGACCGCCGCGAAGACCGTCAGCGACATCACCTCCTTCATCCACTGGGTCAACGAGTACTGCGCACGCCGCCAGCGCAGCGACTGCATCCCCGATGACCCCGACGGCCGCATCACCCCCAGCCGCTTCCGCCGCACCCTGGCCTGGCACATCGCCCGACGCCCCCGTGGCCTGGTAGCTGCCGCCATCCAGTACGGACATGTCGCCGACCTCGTGACCCAGGGATACTCCGGCAGCTACGACTCCGGGTTCCCCAATGAGCTGGCAATGGAAAGATGGCTCGAACGCATCGAACGCATCACGGACATCGACCAATATCTCGACGCCGGCGGACACGTCAGCGGCCCCGCCGCCGACAAGCTGCGCGAACGCACCGGCCGAGCCACCGCCAAGTTCGCCGGCCGGCCCCTCCCCACCCGGCGCCAAGCCGAGAAGCTCCTGCAGGACCCATCGCTGCAGATCTTCAAAGGCGACGGACTGCACTGCGTCTTTGACCAGGCAACAGCCCTCTGCGCGCGGCAGGCAAACGGCCCGGACCTCGGCCGATGCCGCAGCGCCTGCGCCAACATCGCCCGCACCGACACCGACATCCTTCAAGTCCAGGCCAGCCGAGACCTGATCGCCCAGGACAGACTCGCGCCCCCGATCCGCTACGAGCGCATCCGGCAGGTCGGCGACCGTCTCACCGGGATCATCAACAACCACGAACAGGGACGACAATGA
- a CDS encoding hypothetical protein (identified by Glimmer2; putative) encodes MRASLPEGPYERPDVVIDTGERLVVRFVSESGGSAKDFEFRRLGLAPEIESAIVQGFARACGPAGTRKTVESVKTLYAGARMFARSLKDLPSPPQSLSALTPAHIAPFRIRHTRYADSLLQVLRVLFRPIEGLPTAFREALYAPHKPASPTRTLSAYTDSEVRRIQRAARTEVRAALTRIRQAEAELAEWQAARPGMDSEDGRRGALLAQVARTGDVPRCRDGRIDTSKEHSGAIDRLRHIFPTYSEVTALAVLLICVSGHNLSTVCGMTASHLRADDQVEEEPLVLTRASKPRRGRYGAEMDLALAPDRVPANGPDDYASAAGVYRLAVELCARARAVAGTDALLVFHATGPADRAPGRARIRALPTNSLQWWRGRTPDGDVLDRVDSRRLRLAFVQRHQRPVAHTATTLAAEYLAKDATALPEYQAIVDKALRGEVERIRVSHSILALTDAEVREAANDPEPAAQRLGTTVEQLQLLLEGRLDTVATACIDHTNSPYTPSGTACSASFLLCLGCPNARSEPRHIPIQAAMLESITRRRAEIPATEWEDRFSIASEQLNDLLERQHAGPTVAAEEASDEDRRLIEMVLDGRLDLR; translated from the coding sequence ATGCGTGCCTCGTTGCCGGAAGGGCCCTATGAGCGGCCCGACGTCGTCATCGACACGGGAGAACGCCTCGTTGTCCGCTTTGTGTCCGAGTCCGGCGGATCCGCAAAGGACTTCGAATTCCGCAGGCTCGGCCTGGCACCCGAAATCGAGTCGGCCATCGTGCAGGGCTTCGCTCGCGCCTGTGGCCCGGCCGGGACCCGAAAGACCGTGGAGTCCGTGAAGACCCTGTACGCCGGCGCCCGAATGTTCGCCCGCAGTTTGAAGGACCTGCCGTCCCCACCACAGTCGCTCAGCGCACTGACGCCTGCGCACATCGCACCGTTCAGGATCCGGCACACCCGTTACGCCGACTCCCTGCTTCAGGTGCTCCGGGTCCTGTTCCGCCCGATCGAAGGCCTCCCGACCGCATTCCGCGAAGCACTCTACGCACCCCACAAGCCAGCGTCCCCGACCCGCACTCTGTCCGCCTACACGGATTCCGAAGTGCGCCGCATCCAGCGGGCCGCACGAACCGAGGTCCGTGCCGCGCTGACCCGGATCCGGCAGGCGGAGGCGGAACTCGCGGAATGGCAGGCAGCTAGGCCGGGCATGGACTCAGAGGACGGACGGCGCGGCGCGCTGCTGGCACAAGTGGCCCGTACCGGAGACGTGCCCCGGTGCCGCGATGGCAGGATCGACACCTCTAAAGAGCACAGCGGGGCCATCGATCGGCTCCGACATATCTTTCCGACCTACTCGGAGGTGACGGCGCTGGCGGTCCTGCTGATCTGCGTGAGCGGGCACAACCTGAGCACGGTGTGCGGAATGACCGCCTCGCATCTGCGTGCGGACGACCAGGTCGAGGAAGAGCCTCTTGTCCTGACCCGTGCGTCCAAGCCCCGCCGCGGCCGCTACGGCGCGGAGATGGACCTGGCGCTGGCACCGGACCGTGTCCCGGCGAATGGTCCGGACGACTATGCGTCAGCAGCAGGGGTGTACCGCCTCGCTGTCGAACTGTGTGCCCGTGCCCGGGCAGTGGCTGGCACCGACGCTCTCCTGGTATTCCATGCCACTGGCCCGGCCGACCGTGCTCCGGGCCGGGCCAGAATCCGGGCGCTGCCCACAAACTCACTGCAGTGGTGGCGCGGAAGGACCCCCGACGGGGACGTTCTCGACCGCGTGGACTCGCGCCGCCTCAGGCTGGCGTTCGTGCAGCGCCACCAGCGCCCTGTCGCCCACACAGCGACGACACTCGCTGCCGAATACCTTGCCAAAGACGCCACAGCCCTGCCCGAATACCAGGCCATCGTCGACAAGGCGCTGCGCGGCGAGGTCGAACGCATACGCGTCAGCCACAGCATCCTCGCCCTCACCGATGCCGAAGTGCGAGAAGCGGCGAACGATCCCGAGCCAGCAGCCCAGAGGCTTGGAACGACCGTGGAGCAGCTGCAATTGCTGCTTGAAGGCCGGCTGGACACCGTGGCCACCGCATGCATCGACCACACGAACAGCCCCTACACACCGTCCGGGACCGCATGCAGTGCCTCGTTCCTGCTGTGCCTTGGCTGCCCGAACGCACGCTCCGAACCCAGGCACATCCCGATCCAGGCCGCGATGCTCGAAAGCATCACCCGTCGCCGCGCCGAGATCCCTGCAACGGAATGGGAGGATCGCTTCTCCATCGCCTCGGAGCAGCTGAACGACCTGCTCGAACGGCAGCACGCCGGACCTACGGTGGCAGCCGAGGAGGCCAGCGACGAGGACCGCCGTCTCATCGAGATGGTGCTGGACGGCCGATTGGACCTGCGATGA